A window of Haliscomenobacter hydrossis DSM 1100 contains these coding sequences:
- a CDS encoding outer membrane beta-barrel protein has protein sequence MKPLHLTLVCLLYASTGLFAQVQKGAIYLPPTQIFSGSFGIASDKFSANLLSKNDQSSLNLSFLTAGGYALSDHFLVWGAGAFSTNSEMATSYSRLGVSLNARYYLNPEASTSNFFIEFGGNTDLELVPDGQKRWGYQAGVGLSHFISPSLALEVGAGRQQTGKQASFALYTGLAIYLNKERIASTTSINPFQKGTWMLGTGLMKLRFPEVANQQQDLNLSPQVAYFVADRFAAGLSFNYNDINLEGVKSTYWTLEPHLRYYYRIRAKAGLFFTAGAGPYASRVEDGDYTESKSGFFYGLGMGTNVLITPSLAVEVGPNFRHYTHANLTRMGLDLGIRMFL, from the coding sequence ATGAAACCCCTGCATTTAACCCTCGTGTGCTTGCTATATGCAAGTACAGGCTTGTTTGCCCAAGTTCAAAAAGGCGCAATTTACCTCCCTCCTACCCAGATTTTTTCTGGATCATTTGGCATCGCCAGCGACAAATTTTCGGCAAATCTCTTATCGAAAAATGACCAGTCATCGCTCAACTTGTCGTTTTTAACGGCTGGTGGCTATGCCCTCAGTGATCATTTCCTGGTATGGGGCGCAGGCGCGTTCAGTACCAACAGCGAAATGGCAACATCTTATTCCAGACTGGGGGTATCCCTCAATGCCCGCTACTACCTGAATCCAGAAGCAAGCACCAGCAATTTTTTCATTGAATTTGGTGGCAACACTGACCTTGAATTGGTGCCCGATGGTCAAAAACGCTGGGGATACCAGGCCGGAGTTGGTTTGAGCCATTTTATTTCACCTTCACTGGCCCTGGAAGTAGGAGCTGGTCGCCAACAAACCGGCAAACAGGCCAGTTTCGCGCTCTATACCGGATTGGCCATTTATTTGAACAAGGAACGCATCGCCTCCACAACCAGCATTAATCCCTTCCAAAAAGGAACCTGGATGCTTGGTACCGGACTCATGAAACTCAGGTTCCCGGAAGTAGCCAACCAACAGCAGGATCTTAATCTTTCCCCACAAGTAGCCTATTTTGTAGCCGATCGTTTTGCCGCTGGCCTTTCATTCAACTACAACGACATCAACCTGGAGGGAGTCAAAAGTACCTATTGGACCCTGGAACCCCACTTGCGCTACTACTATCGAATCCGGGCCAAAGCGGGCCTTTTTTTCACCGCAGGCGCAGGCCCCTACGCCAGCAGGGTCGAGGACGGAGATTATACCGAATCCAAATCAGGCTTTTTTTATGGCCTGGGCATGGGTACAAATGTCTTGATCACGCCTTCGCTGGCAGTTGAAGTAGGCCCCAATTTTCGCCATTATACCCATGCAAACCTGACCCGAATGGGTTTGGATTTGGGAATTCGCATGTTTTTGTAA
- a CDS encoding copper resistance protein NlpE N-terminal domain-containing protein: protein MAEKIKHYQYLGRQNQRIVKRQIIKKMRNLVCASLVLLVLFSCQGEGKKSPDVDSESATQDKVNQLAAFYFGTLPNADGGGIETLLSLNADVERTFTLEERYTDQNLNSKTSGTWTVDGDIVTLSSESGSTKYQVTANGLVSFNNNGSKRDETSAKKYLLRKVRGE, encoded by the coding sequence ATGGCTGAAAAAATCAAACATTATCAATATCTTGGTAGGCAAAATCAACGCATTGTCAAACGCCAAATCATCAAAAAAATGAGAAACCTAGTCTGTGCCAGTCTTGTGCTGCTTGTTTTATTTTCTTGCCAGGGAGAAGGTAAAAAATCCCCAGATGTTGACTCAGAATCAGCTACACAAGACAAGGTCAATCAACTGGCCGCTTTTTATTTTGGAACCTTACCAAATGCAGATGGTGGGGGAATCGAAACCTTACTTTCGCTAAATGCGGATGTAGAGCGGACCTTTACCTTGGAGGAAAGATACACCGACCAAAATCTAAACTCAAAAACGAGCGGAACATGGACCGTAGACGGGGATATTGTCACCTTGAGCAGTGAGTCGGGCAGTACTAAATATCAAGTTACGGCAAATGGCCTTGTTAGCTTCAATAACAACGGAAGCAAGCGAGATGAAACGTCGGCAAAAAAATACCTGCTTAGAAAAGTCAGGGGGGAGTAG
- a CDS encoding C39 family peptidase, whose protein sequence is MSKGFLAVLIIGGMMLMSIGNPLHGQPYKELHLPYRYQLMDTWCWAAAMEMVMSFHQPGDADSPTQIDVIKQYSTGIRGWGPDTFVCESCDGNITVRVADAYSDCSFSIDFSTENRIRIDYLDRIFSSINFLSSQEVNVGASPIPWMRLKNQIDACRPFIAFIDPLNATGINADHAVAIKGYYENNSSKFLIANDPWHLCDNGENELFIPYTNFQGDNTSADFAVNVEHVWAIVGDIRPNTIHPSPDDNCASCTVVNNALEAINPGSSPCFTTDLDDAPIGLRSSNTTKTGIGGSEIVDTKDTLKSTRLASILNKNSANVAGFLENRINEQGLQSILGKRNYFGGAVKYLSLDQLGKCFIFHAPHKISKALDHREEVMDVVSGGVDTNIVSTFQKDRKGMWHLKKIANFTFLKNKTTVKVGQENIVLSNIQGPDSIRNSYTYELIKVPPFQYEFYAFSYKGNNYMSPAEDYSKLDLLRGVAKPEKIVIGDLRKVANVYLKQYKRNFEYRHKGGKYLNTSGKGISPK, encoded by the coding sequence ATGAGCAAAGGATTTCTAGCAGTTCTAATTATAGGTGGCATGATGCTAATGTCTATTGGTAACCCTCTACATGGACAGCCTTATAAAGAGCTACATTTACCCTATCGTTACCAATTGATGGATACCTGGTGTTGGGCTGCTGCAATGGAGATGGTAATGAGTTTTCATCAGCCCGGAGATGCGGATTCACCAACACAAATTGATGTTATTAAACAATATAGCACTGGAATACGTGGTTGGGGTCCGGATACATTTGTTTGTGAGTCTTGTGATGGAAACATTACTGTACGTGTAGCAGATGCTTATTCTGATTGCTCTTTCTCTATAGATTTTTCAACCGAAAACCGGATAAGGATAGACTACTTAGACCGGATATTTAGTTCGATCAATTTCCTATCTAGTCAGGAAGTAAATGTTGGTGCATCCCCCATTCCTTGGATGAGATTGAAAAACCAAATAGATGCCTGTCGACCTTTTATTGCGTTTATTGATCCTCTGAATGCAACAGGAATCAATGCTGATCATGCTGTAGCAATAAAAGGATATTACGAAAATAATTCTTCAAAATTCTTAATTGCAAACGACCCCTGGCATTTGTGTGATAATGGTGAAAACGAATTGTTTATTCCTTATACTAATTTTCAAGGGGACAATACTAGTGCCGATTTTGCAGTCAATGTAGAGCATGTTTGGGCCATTGTAGGAGATATTCGACCCAATACTATACATCCATCTCCTGATGATAACTGCGCTTCGTGCACAGTGGTTAACAATGCACTTGAAGCAATAAATCCAGGTTCAAGTCCTTGTTTTACAACTGATTTAGATGATGCCCCGATTGGCTTAAGGTCTTCAAATACGACCAAAACAGGTATTGGCGGTTCAGAAATAGTAGATACTAAAGATACACTAAAAAGCACTCGATTGGCATCAATATTGAATAAAAATTCGGCTAATGTCGCGGGGTTCCTGGAAAACAGAATCAATGAGCAGGGCTTACAATCCATTCTGGGAAAACGAAATTATTTTGGCGGCGCAGTAAAATATTTGTCACTAGATCAACTTGGCAAATGTTTTATTTTTCATGCTCCACACAAAATTTCAAAAGCCCTTGATCATCGTGAAGAGGTTATGGATGTCGTTTCGGGGGGCGTTGACACCAACATAGTGAGTACGTTCCAGAAAGATAGAAAAGGTATGTGGCACTTAAAGAAAATTGCCAATTTTACATTCTTGAAAAATAAAACAACAGTTAAAGTCGGTCAAGAAAATATTGTGCTGAGTAATATTCAAGGCCCCGATTCAATTCGGAATAGCTACACTTATGAATTGATTAAGGTTCCTCCATTTCAATATGAATTTTATGCCTTTAGCTATAAAGGAAACAATTATATGTCTCCAGCTGAGGACTATTCTAAACTTGATCTGCTTAGAGGTGTAGCTAAACCTGAAAAAATAGTGATTGGCGATTTGAGGAAAGTTGCAAATGTATATTTAAAGCAATACAAACGGAACTTTGAGTATCGCCATAAGGGTGGTAAATACCTCAATACATCAGGAAAAGGTATATCCCCCAAATGA
- a CDS encoding alginate export family protein: MKKHLAILLLLVQVGVPAMAQSSNEAAHSILPADGIIQYLPKDTSAAASPAILSTNKLQFTPQVNFFFLPEGTLNYKEAGLAVDTGHLNFYLRGDFGAKLSLPKNVDMVFSLQSYGVYTRSLGPLDPNLKLYEGYVDLKKLDRNGRLSLRFGRMSLGKYGSEILVGDDDFTRGRSFESVRLRYKRKRVTSDLMWVQLYQPAPAAADFEWNHPIFLATFNTFNVSRALNFDANLPFIIDQYNSGLRTTVFMPDVRAFGQLGNFRYSAEFILQTGTAKGILNENITGTVNAYATELSAGYTSTDGKLSAQLAYYRASGDDNPGDTELKSYNVLWQNEHRRFGFIDAFKGSNVQATTLHLDWKLGRLVSTGIHGVFARVLESKDRSAGVATLGSLNELATTSKSIGMGGDWYLNYYYNHNLNFQFSTSAFKAGEYFTAVNGVDKTMIRMYLMMALRI, from the coding sequence ATGAAAAAGCACCTAGCAATCCTCTTGCTGCTGGTACAGGTTGGGGTACCAGCAATGGCACAAAGTTCAAATGAAGCCGCCCACTCCATCCTTCCCGCTGATGGCATTATTCAGTATCTGCCCAAGGATACCAGCGCTGCGGCAAGCCCGGCCATCCTTTCCACCAACAAGCTACAATTTACGCCTCAGGTCAATTTTTTCTTTTTGCCCGAAGGCACCCTGAATTACAAAGAAGCAGGATTGGCCGTAGACACGGGTCACCTGAATTTTTATTTGCGCGGCGATTTTGGTGCAAAGTTGTCTTTGCCCAAAAATGTGGATATGGTGTTCAGCCTACAATCGTACGGGGTGTATACCCGCAGTTTGGGCCCGCTGGATCCCAACCTGAAATTGTACGAAGGTTATGTTGACCTAAAAAAACTGGACAGAAATGGCCGCCTGTCCTTGCGATTTGGCCGGATGTCGCTGGGTAAATACGGTTCAGAGATCCTGGTGGGCGACGATGATTTCACCAGAGGGCGGAGTTTTGAGAGTGTAAGGCTGCGCTACAAAAGAAAACGCGTGACCAGCGATCTGATGTGGGTCCAATTGTATCAGCCCGCCCCGGCGGCTGCCGATTTTGAATGGAATCACCCCATCTTTTTGGCTACCTTCAATACCTTCAATGTATCCAGGGCGCTCAACTTCGATGCCAATCTCCCATTTATCATTGACCAATACAACAGCGGATTGCGCACCACTGTGTTCATGCCCGATGTTCGCGCCTTTGGCCAACTGGGTAACTTTCGGTATTCTGCCGAATTCATTCTGCAAACCGGAACCGCGAAAGGGATCTTGAATGAGAACATCACCGGAACGGTCAATGCCTATGCCACGGAACTGAGTGCGGGGTATACCTCAACTGATGGTAAACTTAGCGCTCAGCTTGCCTATTACCGGGCCAGTGGGGATGACAATCCTGGTGACACGGAGCTGAAGTCCTACAATGTATTGTGGCAAAATGAACACCGTCGGTTTGGTTTCATCGACGCGTTCAAAGGATCGAATGTACAGGCCACCACTTTGCACCTGGATTGGAAATTGGGCAGATTGGTATCTACGGGTATTCATGGCGTTTTTGCGCGGGTGTTGGAGTCAAAGGACCGCTCAGCGGGTGTTGCTACGCTTGGCTCCCTGAACGAACTTGCCACCACCAGCAAATCCATCGGCATGGGTGGGGATTGGTACCTGAACTATTATTACAACCACAACCTGAACTTCCAGTTTTCGACCTCGGCTTTCAAGGCGGGTGAATATTTTACGGCGGTGAATGGGGTGGATAAAACGATGATCAGAATGTACCTGATGATGGCGTTGAGAATATGA
- a CDS encoding IS630 family transposase → MIPAESSAAFVYQMEKVLDVYERPYDADFPVVCMDESPKQIIDYKQITISDGSRLQDSEYVRLGVAELFVAFEPLAGHREMTIEDDHTTTTWVNFMAAQMDTQYQEAKKVTWVMDNFVTHKPENFYKVFPPAQAKAYVDRMDFVYTPKHGSWLNMAEIQFALVGRDALDKPFKSKKEVEGAVKIWEIAQNQLRKGANWQFTTEKARIKLKKLYPTI, encoded by the coding sequence GTGATACCAGCAGAATCAAGTGCTGCTTTTGTGTACCAAATGGAAAAGGTATTGGATGTTTACGAAAGACCATACGACGCTGACTTTCCAGTAGTTTGCATGGATGAGTCTCCAAAGCAAATAATTGACTACAAGCAAATTACGATCTCAGATGGAAGTAGGTTACAAGATTCAGAATATGTGCGTTTGGGCGTTGCGGAATTATTCGTGGCATTCGAACCTCTCGCTGGCCATCGGGAAATGACCATTGAGGATGATCATACGACCACGACTTGGGTAAATTTCATGGCCGCTCAAATGGATACCCAATACCAAGAAGCTAAAAAGGTAACCTGGGTGATGGATAATTTTGTCACCCACAAGCCAGAAAATTTTTACAAAGTATTTCCACCTGCTCAGGCCAAAGCTTACGTGGATCGGATGGATTTTGTGTATACCCCCAAACACGGGTCATGGTTAAACATGGCAGAAATACAATTTGCTTTGGTGGGACGTGATGCTTTGGACAAACCCTTCAAAAGCAAAAAGGAGGTGGAAGGAGCAGTTAAAATTTGGGAGATTGCGCAAAATCAGCTCCGGAAAGGAGCAAATTGGCAATTCACCACTGAGAAAGCCCGAATCAAACTCAAGAAGTTGTATCCGACTATTTAA
- the pyrR gene encoding bifunctional pyr operon transcriptional regulator/uracil phosphoribosyltransferase PyrR — protein MDKQRIIIGSERFALTIDRLCHQLVEEFDDFSNTCIVGIQPRGVALSERIYRHLVDHLSIQHIDYGKLDITFYRDDFRRPGASMHASVTEMDFLVEKKNVILVDDVLYTGRTVQAALTALNHYGRPDKVELLTLVDRRFNRELPIRSTFTGIKVDAVDEAYVKVEWAHTHGEDRVILFSDKKEAQ, from the coding sequence ATGGATAAGCAACGCATCATCATCGGCTCCGAGCGCTTTGCCCTCACCATTGATCGGCTTTGCCATCAATTGGTTGAAGAGTTCGATGATTTCTCCAACACCTGTATCGTCGGCATTCAGCCCCGTGGCGTGGCGCTATCGGAGCGCATTTACCGCCACCTCGTGGACCACCTCAGCATTCAACACATCGATTACGGCAAACTGGACATCACTTTCTACCGCGACGATTTTCGCCGCCCCGGTGCGTCCATGCACGCCAGTGTAACCGAAATGGATTTTTTGGTGGAAAAGAAAAACGTCATCCTGGTAGACGATGTGTTGTACACCGGGCGTACGGTACAGGCCGCCCTGACCGCGCTCAACCACTACGGTCGACCCGATAAAGTGGAACTGTTGACCCTCGTCGACCGACGTTTCAACCGCGAATTGCCGATTCGTTCTACCTTTACGGGCATCAAAGTGGACGCCGTAGACGAGGCTTACGTCAAAGTGGAGTGGGCGCATACCCACGGCGAAGACCGCGTGATTTTATTTTCTGACAAAAAAGAGGCACAATAA
- a CDS encoding FKBP-type peptidyl-prolyl cis-trans isomerase — MQTVQKNSVVTISYKIQEIDGELLEESQEGFPYLHGGYENIFPKAEALIEGKTVGTKIEVDLAPADAYGERDLNLVRVESLSELSIPGLKLGDMLEEDDEETGETIIWRVIAMKEDQVMLDHNHPLAGLGIRFSGEILGIRSATAAEIEHGHVHDEHDSHGN; from the coding sequence ATGCAAACCGTTCAAAAAAACTCCGTAGTAACCATCAGCTACAAGATTCAGGAAATAGATGGCGAACTTTTGGAAGAAAGCCAGGAAGGTTTTCCTTACCTCCACGGTGGGTACGAAAACATTTTCCCCAAAGCAGAAGCTTTGATTGAAGGAAAAACGGTGGGGACTAAAATTGAAGTCGACCTTGCCCCAGCAGATGCCTACGGGGAGCGCGACCTCAACCTCGTTCGGGTAGAATCTTTGTCCGAGTTAAGCATTCCTGGCCTAAAATTAGGCGATATGCTGGAGGAGGATGATGAAGAAACGGGTGAAACCATCATCTGGCGCGTGATAGCGATGAAAGAGGATCAAGTGATGTTGGACCACAATCATCCGCTGGCGGGTTTGGGAATTCGTTTTTCTGGCGAGATTCTGGGCATTCGTAGTGCTACTGCTGCGGAGATCGAGCATGGGCATGTGCACGATGAGCATGATTCACATGGGAATTAA
- a CDS encoding helix-turn-helix domain-containing protein, with product MKARYRIHLSKKERETLLDWIKTGKRKAQHIQYCHILLNSDESEGRKPPRMTDVADRYQSTARTVERVKKAFCDEGMSLFEAKERKTRSDKKIDARAEAHLIALLCQSPPNDAPRWKLQMLADCLVELEIVESISKMSISKLLKKMNLSPSKKRNT from the coding sequence ATGAAGGCAAGATACAGAATACACCTGAGTAAAAAAGAGCGGGAAACGCTGCTGGATTGGATAAAGACAGGCAAGCGCAAAGCCCAACACATCCAATATTGCCATATTTTACTCAATAGTGATGAAAGTGAAGGTAGAAAACCACCACGAATGACGGACGTAGCAGACAGGTACCAGAGCACGGCAAGAACAGTGGAGCGAGTAAAAAAAGCATTCTGTGATGAAGGGATGTCTTTGTTTGAAGCCAAAGAAAGAAAAACGCGGAGTGATAAAAAGATAGATGCGCGAGCGGAAGCGCATCTCATTGCGCTGCTTTGTCAATCGCCACCCAATGATGCGCCTCGGTGGAAATTGCAAATGTTGGCAGATTGCTTAGTGGAATTAGAGATAGTAGAATCGATCTCTAAAATGTCGATCAGCAAATTGTTAAAAAAAATGAACTTAAGCCCTTCAAAAAAGCGCAATACGTGA
- a CDS encoding response regulator, with amino-acid sequence MVRVILFEDNRNFREALELFFEDSDKVYLTKSFEDATKAVTQIKEYQPDVVLMDIEMPGISGLDAMKLIKAECPNTKVMIQTQFEDDHRLFVALCRGAWGYALKSDSLERIETAILDVHHGGGYFSPAIAGKVARFFQEKELKADPDFCNLTARELEVLKYLVNGKRYQEIANAMFISYEGVHSHVKKVYEKLHVNSKSEAIIKAIDAKLTK; translated from the coding sequence ATGGTTCGAGTCATATTATTTGAAGACAATCGAAATTTTCGTGAAGCCCTTGAACTGTTTTTTGAGGATTCCGATAAGGTGTATTTGACTAAATCTTTTGAGGATGCGACCAAAGCAGTTACCCAAATCAAGGAATATCAACCCGATGTGGTATTGATGGACATCGAGATGCCGGGAATATCAGGCCTGGACGCGATGAAATTGATCAAAGCAGAATGTCCCAATACCAAGGTGATGATTCAAACCCAATTTGAAGACGATCATCGTTTGTTTGTGGCCTTGTGCCGAGGTGCCTGGGGTTATGCCCTCAAAAGTGATTCTTTGGAGAGAATTGAAACCGCCATTCTGGACGTACACCATGGCGGCGGATATTTTTCTCCGGCGATTGCGGGTAAGGTGGCGCGCTTTTTTCAGGAAAAAGAGCTAAAAGCCGACCCTGATTTTTGCAACTTGACGGCCAGAGAATTGGAGGTATTGAAGTATTTGGTGAATGGAAAGAGGTACCAGGAAATTGCCAATGCCATGTTCATCAGTTATGAAGGGGTGCATTCACATGTCAAAAAAGTGTACGAGAAGTTGCATGTGAATTCGAAATCGGAGGCAATTATAAAGGCGATTGATGCGAAGTTGACTAAATAA
- a CDS encoding aspartate carbamoyltransferase catalytic subunit: MASANQQLSSKHLLGIKDLSTEDIRLIFHTATNFKEVINRPIKKVPSLRDITIANLFFEDSTRTRVSFELAEKRLSADTINFSASSSSVKKGETLLDTVNNILSMKVDMVVMRHPAPGACQFLAQHIDANIINAGDGTHEHPTQALLDAFSMQEQLGDLEGKNVAIFGDILHSRVALSNIFCLQKLGAKVRVCGPPTLMPKFIHKLGVGVSYNVRETLQWCDVANILRIQLERQNIKYFPTLREYAQYFGINRQLLDSLDKKIVIMHPGPINRGVEITSDVADSEHSIILQQVENGVAVRMAVLFLLAAKG, translated from the coding sequence ATGGCAAGTGCTAACCAACAACTGAGCAGCAAACACCTTCTGGGCATCAAAGACCTGAGCACGGAGGACATTCGGCTCATTTTTCATACCGCAACAAACTTTAAAGAAGTCATCAATCGTCCCATCAAAAAAGTGCCTTCCCTGCGCGACATCACCATCGCCAATCTCTTTTTTGAAGACTCTACCCGCACCCGGGTGTCGTTTGAATTGGCGGAAAAACGCCTTTCGGCAGATACGATCAACTTTTCGGCTTCTTCTTCTTCGGTCAAAAAAGGGGAAACCCTGCTGGATACGGTGAACAACATCCTGTCCATGAAAGTGGACATGGTGGTGATGCGTCACCCCGCTCCCGGTGCCTGCCAGTTTTTGGCGCAGCACATCGATGCCAATATCATCAACGCGGGCGACGGCACTCACGAACACCCCACCCAGGCGTTACTCGACGCCTTTTCCATGCAAGAGCAACTGGGCGACCTGGAAGGCAAAAACGTCGCCATTTTTGGCGACATCCTGCACTCCCGCGTGGCTTTGAGCAACATCTTTTGTCTGCAAAAACTGGGGGCCAAAGTAAGGGTTTGTGGCCCCCCTACCCTGATGCCCAAGTTCATCCACAAACTGGGCGTCGGCGTCAGCTACAACGTGCGCGAAACCCTGCAATGGTGTGACGTGGCCAACATCCTGCGCATCCAGCTGGAGCGCCAAAACATCAAGTATTTCCCCACCCTGCGGGAATATGCTCAATACTTCGGCATCAACCGGCAATTGCTGGATTCGCTGGACAAAAAAATCGTGATCATGCACCCCGGCCCGATCAATCGCGGCGTGGAAATCACCAGCGATGTGGCGGATTCGGAACATTCCATCATTTTGCAACAGGTGGAAAATGGGGTGGCGGTAAGAATGGCGGTGTTGTTTTTGTTGGCGGCTAAGGGGTAG